One uncultured Caproiciproducens sp. DNA segment encodes these proteins:
- a CDS encoding CopG family transcriptional regulator, with the protein MENHKIVIKVKPPKGEDGYKTFSIRIKEETVSTIDRLALKSGRSRNELIGIFLEYAAENCEVVQENLQKN; encoded by the coding sequence ATGGAAAATCATAAGATTGTCATAAAGGTAAAACCGCCAAAAGGTGAGGACGGTTACAAAACTTTCTCCATACGCATCAAAGAGGAAACGGTTTCAACCATTGACAGGCTCGCTTTGAAAAGCGGCAGAAGCCGAAATGAATTGATTGGCATTTTTCTCGAATATGCCGCTGAAAACTGTGAAGTTGTACAGGAAAACCTGCAAAAAAATTAG
- a CDS encoding YjgB family protein, whose amino-acid sequence MTSTKRKTLMLCASAMCALAVFTGCSNPNSSSSQQSSSAASVSSAAAPSSAASVASSTPESSQPIDAQTTLLQLIMKTAKQGKVINSDFAVKSNVIEDVQDKWGKEDKSEYIAAAKGTYATYAKKGVAFGFNKGSQIFEVRSFDSQIQAITLSKAQEIFGKPDHDAASGSERIIGYVVSKEYKILMVFPDSKANGEDAKLDHYSVFYPDGTINMMADDPGRQW is encoded by the coding sequence ATGACGTCGACAAAGAGAAAAACATTGATGCTCTGTGCATCTGCAATGTGCGCACTTGCCGTTTTTACTGGATGCTCCAATCCCAATTCTTCCAGCAGTCAGCAAAGCTCTTCAGCCGCTTCCGTTTCTTCCGCGGCGGCGCCTTCATCCGCTGCATCCGTGGCGAGCTCCACCCCGGAATCGTCCCAGCCAATTGATGCTCAGACAACACTTCTTCAGCTTATAATGAAAACGGCCAAACAGGGAAAGGTGATTAACTCTGATTTTGCGGTTAAATCCAATGTGATTGAGGATGTGCAGGACAAGTGGGGGAAAGAAGACAAGTCCGAATATATTGCCGCCGCCAAAGGCACCTATGCCACGTATGCCAAAAAAGGCGTTGCGTTTGGCTTTAACAAGGGCTCACAGATTTTTGAAGTCCGGTCGTTTGACAGCCAGATTCAGGCGATCACTTTGTCAAAAGCGCAGGAAATTTTTGGTAAGCCGGATCACGATGCAGCTTCCGGCAGTGAAAGAATTATCGGATACGTTGTCAGCAAAGAGTATAAAATACTGATGGTTTTTCCGGATTCGAAAGCAAATGGCGAAGATGCGAAACTCGATCATTACTCTGTATTTTATCCGGACGGTACCATCAATATGATGGCGGATGACCCGGGCAGGCAATGGTAA
- a CDS encoding TatD family hydrolase: protein MEMTNNIFDSHAHYDDEAFAGDREALLADLPRRGICNVINCGADLDSTRASIQLSADYPYIYAAVGIHPECAKDAPENYLEQLEALITQNKVVAVGEIGLDYHFEENAPKNVQKELFESQILLAQKYHLPIIVHDRDAHGDTMELLRKRKPSGVVHCFSGSVAMATECVRLGMYIGLGGAVTFKNARVPVEVAAAIPLEHMLMETDCPYMTPVPFRGKRNDSTLIAYTAAKIAEIRGTTIAEILEVTRRNAETLFKIK from the coding sequence ATGGAAATGACAAACAACATTTTTGATTCTCACGCACACTATGACGACGAGGCCTTTGCCGGCGACCGGGAAGCACTTTTAGCTGACCTTCCCCGGCGCGGCATTTGCAATGTAATAAACTGCGGTGCGGATTTGGACTCCACCCGGGCTTCTATTCAGCTTTCGGCAGATTACCCTTATATTTACGCTGCCGTAGGAATCCACCCGGAATGTGCCAAGGACGCTCCTGAAAACTATCTGGAGCAGCTCGAAGCACTGATTACGCAGAACAAAGTTGTCGCGGTCGGGGAAATCGGTCTGGACTATCATTTCGAAGAAAATGCGCCGAAAAACGTGCAGAAAGAGCTATTTGAAAGCCAGATTCTGCTTGCGCAAAAGTATCATCTGCCGATTATTGTGCATGACCGTGACGCGCACGGCGACACTATGGAGCTGCTGCGCAAGCGAAAGCCTTCCGGTGTGGTACACTGCTTTTCCGGCAGCGTAGCAATGGCAACAGAGTGCGTACGGCTTGGCATGTACATCGGTCTTGGCGGAGCGGTCACGTTTAAGAATGCGCGCGTGCCGGTCGAGGTGGCCGCTGCCATCCCACTGGAACACATGCTTATGGAGACGGACTGTCCGTATATGACGCCCGTTCCATTCCGCGGCAAGCGCAATGATTCCACGCTCATTGCCTACACAGCTGCAAAGATTGCCGAAATCCGGGGCACAACGATAGCGGAGATTCTAGAGGTTACGCGCAGAAACGCCGAAACACTTTTTAAAATCAAATAG
- the metG gene encoding methionine--tRNA ligase: MDKKTFYITTPIYYPSGKAHIGHSYCTVASDAIARYKRMQGYDVMFLTGTDEHGQKIEINAEKEGVTPKEYVDKIVAGFQDLWKLLNISNDRFIRTTDDYHVKAVQKIFKTLYDKGEIYKGKYEGWYCTPCESFWTETQLKDGKCPDCGREVKMANEEAYFFRISNYADRLLKLYEDQPNFIQPESRKNEMINFIKQGLSDLCVSRTSFTWGIPVDFDPKHVVYVWLDALTNYITALGYGSDDDSDYKKYWPADVHFVGKEIVRFHTIIWPAMLMALDLPLPKQVYGHGWLLFGDGSKMSKSKGNVVDPVILCNRYGVDAIRYFLLREIPFGADGVFTNEALISRINSDLANDLGNLLSRSTAMAEKYFGGKIPAERESDPIDNELIHMALELRQKCDDAIAGYQFSNALTEIWKLIARTNKYIDETMPWALGKDEAKHARLAAVIYNLCESLRIVSILITPFIPETAPKIQAQLGAKADVLTYEAAAKWGLLPADAVITKGETLYPRIDVDKEIEELNKLIPNPATEEREKESTGNKIEGIAQIGIDDFGKVELRVGKIIACEPIKKAKKLLKLTIDDGEGERTVASGIAKWYQPEDLTGHSIILVANLKPAMLCGVESQGMILAADAGEDVKVIFVDGIPAGSKIR; this comes from the coding sequence ATGGACAAAAAAACTTTTTACATCACAACGCCTATCTACTACCCCTCGGGTAAGGCGCACATCGGCCACAGCTACTGCACCGTCGCAAGCGACGCAATCGCGCGCTATAAACGAATGCAGGGCTACGACGTGATGTTTCTGACCGGAACTGACGAGCACGGCCAAAAAATTGAGATAAACGCCGAAAAAGAAGGTGTCACCCCAAAAGAATATGTCGATAAAATCGTCGCGGGCTTTCAGGACTTATGGAAGCTTTTAAATATTTCCAACGACCGCTTTATCCGCACGACCGACGATTATCATGTAAAGGCCGTTCAGAAAATTTTTAAAACCCTCTATGACAAAGGGGAAATATACAAAGGGAAATATGAAGGATGGTACTGTACACCGTGCGAATCCTTCTGGACCGAAACGCAGTTAAAGGACGGCAAATGCCCGGACTGCGGCAGAGAAGTAAAGATGGCCAATGAGGAGGCTTACTTCTTCCGTATCTCTAACTACGCGGACAGGCTGTTAAAGCTCTATGAGGATCAGCCGAACTTTATCCAGCCGGAAAGCCGCAAAAATGAAATGATCAACTTTATTAAGCAGGGTCTTTCCGATTTGTGCGTTTCGCGCACAAGCTTTACGTGGGGGATTCCCGTTGACTTTGATCCCAAGCATGTTGTTTACGTCTGGCTCGACGCGCTGACAAACTACATCACCGCGCTCGGCTACGGTTCGGACGATGACTCCGATTACAAAAAATACTGGCCTGCCGACGTGCATTTTGTGGGTAAGGAAATCGTGCGTTTTCACACCATTATCTGGCCCGCCATGCTGATGGCGCTCGATCTTCCCCTTCCCAAGCAGGTTTACGGCCACGGTTGGCTCCTGTTCGGCGACGGGAGCAAAATGAGCAAGTCAAAGGGCAATGTGGTCGACCCGGTGATTCTGTGCAACCGTTACGGTGTGGACGCAATCCGCTATTTCCTTCTGCGTGAAATTCCGTTCGGCGCGGACGGCGTTTTTACAAATGAAGCGCTGATCAGCCGCATTAACTCCGACCTTGCAAACGACCTTGGAAACCTTCTTTCCCGCTCCACCGCAATGGCTGAAAAATACTTTGGCGGCAAAATTCCCGCCGAACGTGAAAGCGACCCGATTGACAACGAACTGATTCACATGGCGCTGGAGCTGCGTCAAAAATGCGACGATGCCATTGCCGGCTATCAGTTCAGCAACGCGCTGACCGAAATTTGGAAACTGATTGCCCGCACCAACAAATATATCGATGAGACCATGCCGTGGGCACTCGGAAAAGACGAAGCCAAACATGCCCGTCTTGCGGCGGTAATTTATAATCTTTGCGAAAGCCTGCGCATCGTGTCAATTCTGATTACGCCCTTTATTCCGGAAACAGCGCCGAAAATTCAAGCACAGCTTGGCGCAAAAGCCGATGTGCTGACCTATGAAGCCGCGGCAAAATGGGGACTTCTGCCTGCCGATGCGGTCATCACCAAAGGGGAAACGCTTTACCCCCGCATCGACGTAGACAAAGAGATTGAAGAGCTGAACAAATTGATCCCCAACCCGGCAACCGAAGAAAGAGAAAAAGAATCCACTGGCAATAAAATCGAAGGGATTGCCCAAATCGGCATTGACGACTTTGGCAAGGTGGAACTTCGTGTAGGCAAAATCATTGCCTGCGAGCCGATTAAGAAAGCAAAGAAGCTTTTAAAGCTGACGATTGATGACGGTGAAGGCGAACGAACCGTCGCTTCAGGCATTGCAAAGTGGTATCAGCCGGAAGATTTAACCGGCCACAGCATTATACTGGTTGCAAACTTAAAACCGGCCATGCTGTGCGGCGTGGAGAGCCAGGGCATGATTCTGGCGGCGGATGCCGGAGAAGACGTAAAGGTCATTTTTGTGGACGGAATTCCGGCAGGGAGCAAAATCCGCTGA